One genomic segment of Anaerolineae bacterium includes these proteins:
- a CDS encoding DUF2304 domain-containing protein: LLGILFQFSLRISRFSDQIKVLAQEIALLRHELETIRQGTSDEVKHVEQG; the protein is encoded by the coding sequence TTGTTGGGCATCCTGTTCCAGTTTTCCCTGCGCATCTCGCGCTTCAGCGACCAGATCAAGGTGCTGGCCCAGGAGATCGCCCTCCTGCGCCATGAGCTGGAGACCATCCGACAGGGCACATCCGATGAGGTGAAGCATGTGGAGCAAGGGTGA